The DNA window CTTCATCGCTATTTTTAAACCAGAAAAGAAGAAAGTTGAAGAAGTCGTAAAAGTAGAAAAGAAAATTGTTCCAAAGAAGATCGCAGAAGATACAGATTTTGTTGCCTCAACCTGGTTTTCAGATTATTCAGCCATGAAAGACAATGTGCAATACTATAATGAAATACATCCATTCATTTATGGTATGCAGGGAAGACATAATAATAATGGAAAGTTAGTCTCTCACTGGGGAAGTAAAAATAAACTGGCTCGTATAAAAGAGTTGAGAGAACTAAATCCAAGTATAAAAATCATTCCAACTATATTCAGATGGGAGAATAAAGGCGAAAAAATTTCAGAAAACATTGGAATGAATGGAAGAAAAGACATCAGAGACCTTCATATAAAGTATATATTAGAAGAAGTAGATACATATAACTATGATGGGATTGATATTGATTACGAAGGAATGACCTGTGATAAAAAAGAGAAATTTGAAGAGTTCATAGTTATTCTTTCGAAAGAATTAAAGAAACGTAATAAAATATTATCAGTAGCCGTCCATCCCAAAACTCCCTCCAAATATACCCGCACAAAAAACTGTAAAGGTAAAAATTTAAAAATGGATTTTCAGGAAAACTGGAGAGGACCTCTCACCCATGATTATAAATTCTTAGGGAAATATGCTGATAGAGTTAAAATAATGGCCTATGAATTACATCCGAGAAAATACCATAATCCGGGTCCCGGTCCTCAAGGTCCTAATGTATGGTTAGAGAATATTATTGAATACGCAATTACCCGAGTACCCAATAAAAAATTATTTATGGCTATCCCTACTTATGGATATGATTGGGCTTTAAATTGCAAGAGTCGTGCAAAAGCAGTTTACTATTCTACTGCTTTAAAGATCCAGTCTAAAAAACACAAGTTTTACCAACCTACAGATGTAGAAGAAATTTTTAATCGACATGCAGGTCGCTCAAAAAGCTGGAGAAATATGGGTAAGTTTATGGATATACATAGGGACAAAGTTTATGAAGATCCATCCTTATGGTATACAGAAGGAGGTTGTGATAGAGTAGCCTTTTTCATGAACCGTAAAGCCTTTGAAAAGAAAATGGAACTTTTAAGAAGTTATAATCTTGCCGGCTTCTCCTTCTGGCAATTGTTATCTGACAATGATCCGGGAATAAACAAATACCTGAGTTTACTTTTAACCAACCAGGTTCCTCCCATTCCTATTGCTGAAAGAAAAATTGAAATGTTAGAAAATAGAGAAAGAGAAAAAATCGCTTCAGCTCAAGAGCCAAAAAAAAAAGGAAACAGAGAGAAAAAACAGATAAAGAATTAATACAGCGGTGACAGAACCTTTAGAAACCCTTATTACAACTGACCCTGCGCTTGCCGGAAATATATTAGCAAACGCAGGGATTGTTATATTTCCAACAGAGACAGTATTTGGTATTGGGGCCTCAGCTTATAATGAGGAGGCTTGCAGAAAAATTTATACTATAAAAAATCGACCGAAAGACAATCCTTTTATCCTACATATCTCTAACCTTGATAGAATTAAAGAACTTGCTATACTAAAACCAGAACATCAAGAATTAATCTCAGTGTTCTCGCCAGGACCTATCACTTACATTCTTCCTAAAAAAGATGAAAAGTTATTCTCTTCCGGTCTACCTACTATAGGTCTAAGAATTCCTTCCAATCCTTTAGCACAAAAAATGTTGGAGCATTCAAATCTTCCTATCGCAGCTCCTTCTGCAAACCTATCCGGTAAACCTTCTATAACCCGCTGGGAAGATGCCCGAGAAGTTTTTAAGGGCAAGGTAAATGCAATTCTTATAGGAGAACAATCTGAAATTGGTATGGAGTCTACTGTAATCAATTTAAGTACCTCACCACCTGTTTTACTCAGACCGGGTGGAATATCATTTGAAGAATTAAAGTTTTATTTACCTGATTTAAAATTAGGAGCCGAAATAAATACCGAGCTTATTTTAAGCCCCGGTTTAAAATATAAGCACTATTCACCCGAATGTGTTGTGATAGCTGTTCCAAAACTTCCTCAGATTGAAGAATTAAATGCAGGCCAAATAGGTTTTGAACTAAATGTAAAAATGGGATTAAACTTAAAAATAAATAACAATCAGGAATATATGAAAAATTTATATTCTTTCTTCATTGATTGTGAAAAAAAAGGACTTGAAAAAATTTACTGCGAATTGCCCAAAAATGATAACCTGAAAGAAACAATAATGAATCGTTTAGAAAAAGCAAGTGAGGTATAATTTACTTAGAGATAAAATGGGTTAACTCCATTGCAATTTTATTAATAGCAAAATCCATATAATGTGGATCTTCCAACTTGGTTTTATATAATTCAAACTTCCTTCGAATTGTTTTGCCTGCGATCTTACGATTAATCATAGGATCAACTTCATACTCATCTATATAAAAGAAAGTATCTAAATTACTAAAGGCTGCATTACTCATGGTTTTACTTCCCTGTATGTATCGGGCTTCTCTTCCTTGATAAGCCAAATAAAAATTGTATAACGGTTCTCCAATTTAACTAATACATAAAACCCCATACCGATCAACCAGAAATAGTATTAAAAAAGGTCTTTATAAAAAATTATTTCACCTTTTTGTATATACAACAGGCAAAATGATACATAATACTTGGATAAGAAACCTTTCTCTACCAAAAATAGCTCTGCTAACTTTCTCATTTTGGAAATTTTTTTCTTATTAAAAATTTGGAGGGGGGTATCCAAAAAATCTATTTCCCAATTTTTTACTTCAGAAAAATAAAGAGTCTCACCTTTCTGGCTGATAATATCGATCTCTCCCAGATGCTTACGAAAATTCCTAACAAGAATAGTATGTCCTTCTTTTAGTAAGTATTTCTCTGCCTCATCTTCACCATGTTTTCCCTTAGAAGATGTACTCATTTTTAGAATGGAGAACCTACTGCACGAATAATACTTAAATCGGTATTCTTCATAAGATTAATAAAGAAAGGATTCTCTTTTAGAAGTTTTCCTTCCGGGGTTTTAAAAACAGCAACATTTGGCCTCAAAGGCTTTGAATCATTTGTACTTACCACAGCTGCAATGGAATTATCAGAAAGCTCTACATAGGAACCTACCGGATACATCGATAAGATATTAATAAATAATTTAATAAGACGTAAATCAAATTTATTCATATTTGCACTCAACATACTACGAAGGGCAACATAAGGCATCTTCTTTTCTCTCCAGGGCCTATCATGAATCAGGGCCGCAAAATGATCGGCTATAGCATAGATCCTCGCCATATCATCAATATCAGCTCCTTTCAACCTTTGAGGATAACCACTTCCATCAAAATTTTCATGATGCTGAAGTGCAAGTATCGTAAGAGATTTTTTAACTTTGAATACATTATTCAGTATATGATAGCCAATAATAGGATGCTGCTTGATTATTTTAGCTTCGTCTTCAATAAGCTTTTCTTTTTTTTCGGAAATATCAGGAGGTATTTTTGTCATCCCGATATCGGCTAAAAGAGAAGCAGAAGTCAAATCCAAGAGTTTAGAACGATTTAACTCAAGAGCCTGACCTATCATGGTTGCATAAAAAGCAGAATACAAGACATGATTATAAAGATAATAACCCTCCACTTCGTATTGAAGTAAATGATAGGATATATTACCTGAGTTTTTCACAAGGTTAATGATGTTTTCAGCAATTTCTCGGAAAGGAGTAAATTCTACATTTTTCTTTTCTGCAACTTTTCTGAAATTCGATTTAATTGTTTGAAAAGAGTCACGATAAAACTGGATAAAGGTATATTCAGCATTTTTAATATTCAGGTAATCACGCCTGACTTCTTCAGCTTCCTCCTCAAAACTCTTACTTAAATCTAACTTTTCGAGGATAAAATCATCAGAATCTGCCAGTTTCACACTCGGCTTAACGTTCGCTTCAGATGAACTTTCTGAAGGTTTAGAAAAATCATCCAGAATTTCTCCATTTGTTAAAATCTCAGTAAAACCAAACTTTTTTAGTCGACTAATATCAGCTTCTGTTAAAGGGGTAAATTCGTTAATGAATACATTATCCTGATCTAAGTACACTGGCTTAGAAAATTTTATCCCCACACGCAGTTCTGAAACCTTTATTTTCTTCATTAAAAAGTCATTTCTCCAATGTACAAACTTAACACAAACAAGATTTTAATTCAAATCTTTTTCTATTTTCTGTATAAACCGGTATATGGCAGCCACCGCTTTATATAAATTCTCCGGAATCTCTTCACCTTCCGGTACAAGACTTAAAACATTCGCTAAACCTTCATCCCGAATAATCGGAATATCATTTTTTTCAGCGAGCTTCCGAATTAAGTCCGCAAGGCTCCCTTCTGTATTTATAAGAACCTCCGGGGCTTTATTCTCACCCGGTATGAATTTTAATGCAATACTTTTTTGATTTAAGCCAGCCATTCTGAACCTTTATTCTGGTTTTCAGACGGTTTTAAATAGTATATAGAA is part of the Leptospiraceae bacterium genome and encodes:
- a CDS encoding hydrolase, whose translation is MKDNVQYYNEIHPFIYGMQGRHNNNGKLVSHWGSKNKLARIKELRELNPSIKIIPTIFRWENKGEKISENIGMNGRKDIRDLHIKYILEEVDTYNYDGIDIDYEGMTCDKKEKFEEFIVILSKELKKRNKILSVAVHPKTPSKYTRTKNCKGKNLKMDFQENWRGPLTHDYKFLGKYADRVKIMAYELHPRKYHNPGPGPQGPNVWLENIIEYAITRVPNKKLFMAIPTYGYDWALNCKSRAKAVYYSTALKIQSKKHKFYQPTDVEEIFNRHAGRSKSWRNMGKFMDIHRDKVYEDPSLWYTEGGCDRVAFFMNRKAFEKKMELLRSYNLAGFSFWQLLSDNDPGINKYLSLLLTNQVPPIPIAERKIEMLENREREKIASAQEPKKKGNREKKQIKN
- a CDS encoding threonylcarbamoyl-AMP synthase → MTEPLETLITTDPALAGNILANAGIVIFPTETVFGIGASAYNEEACRKIYTIKNRPKDNPFILHISNLDRIKELAILKPEHQELISVFSPGPITYILPKKDEKLFSSGLPTIGLRIPSNPLAQKMLEHSNLPIAAPSANLSGKPSITRWEDAREVFKGKVNAILIGEQSEIGMESTVINLSTSPPVLLRPGGISFEELKFYLPDLKLGAEINTELILSPGLKYKHYSPECVVIAVPKLPQIEELNAGQIGFELNVKMGLNLKINNNQEYMKNLYSFFIDCEKKGLEKIYCELPKNDNLKETIMNRLEKASEV
- a CDS encoding YraN family protein yields the protein MSTSSKGKHGEDEAEKYLLKEGHTILVRNFRKHLGEIDIISQKGETLYFSEVKNWEIDFLDTPLQIFNKKKISKMRKLAELFLVEKGFLSKYYVSFCLLYIQKGEIIFYKDLF
- a CDS encoding HD-GYP domain-containing protein: MKKIKVSELRVGIKFSKPVYLDQDNVFINEFTPLTEADISRLKKFGFTEILTNGEILDDFSKPSESSSEANVKPSVKLADSDDFILEKLDLSKSFEEEAEEVRRDYLNIKNAEYTFIQFYRDSFQTIKSNFRKVAEKKNVEFTPFREIAENIINLVKNSGNISYHLLQYEVEGYYLYNHVLYSAFYATMIGQALELNRSKLLDLTSASLLADIGMTKIPPDISEKKEKLIEDEAKIIKQHPIIGYHILNNVFKVKKSLTILALQHHENFDGSGYPQRLKGADIDDMARIYAIADHFAALIHDRPWREKKMPYVALRSMLSANMNKFDLRLIKLFINILSMYPVGSYVELSDNSIAAVVSTNDSKPLRPNVAVFKTPEGKLLKENPFFINLMKNTDLSIIRAVGSPF
- a CDS encoding EscU/YscU/HrcU family type III secretion system export apparatus switch protein — translated: MAGLNQKSIALKFIPGENKAPEVLINTEGSLADLIRKLAEKNDIPIIRDEGLANVLSLVPEGEEIPENLYKAVAAIYRFIQKIEKDLN